The nucleotide sequence CAAACAAAAGAAGGTGGGTAAAGGCAAAAGTGTCACCAAAGACAAGACGTCTCTGGCTGCTTGATTGGGTTGTCATTGTGGATTGGGAGGTGCCTTAGGATTTGTGAATATTGTGTATTCAGAGAGTGTGATGGGCCGCCTGTGCGGTTGTGGGACTTCATGTCGTGTGAGTAGTTCATCTGTGCTCCGTTTGTATTGGTTTTCATCTGGTTTTTCATTAATTAATTGGGCAACTATTTTCTTCTTAATTAATTAACGAAACAAaacttttgcctctgttaaaaaaACACACATGCTTATCTATTTGTATTCACATATTTTGTAATTGCAAATTTATCTTTTTGCCAACAATATGACAAAAGTCATTTGTCATGAATTTTTTTctttaacacagtacagatgcaagtactcatatatacgcgcatacatgCACCCTTATAAACGCacacacaccctatccctatgagcacctccaaaagactgagccggcatgtcatcttgagattttacgaagtcaccgtaggcgcctcgtagtcgacggaaacgtctccttccactgaacgCGTATCgttgaaaatcctgaaataaatttagaataaatgcgagcaccatgaTTTGAACATTGGTGAGGTGAGGATACCACAATCCAACCACATTTTATCATAATATACTTTACATTGTATTAATAACACACTAAaaatgttttttgcaaaaaaatttgAAATACATTTGACTTCTTTTTACTATTTTAATTTATTTGTGTTTGCTAAATCGGGCACATGTGCACCCAGTTCTAAAAATCCACGCCGACAGCTCCCTTATCCTCTTCCTTCTTCCcttggcgacgggcggcctctccGCCAAACATCCTCCCGCCCAAGCGCATCACCTGCAGAGAGCTTCTTCCTCCCCTAGTCGCGGCTGCCCTCCTCCGCGACCGTGGCACCGATCGATCTCTCATTCTTCCAGCTCTAGGTGACGAATTAATCATAGCTTTTTTGCTTGGATTATTAAGGATGATCTGTTCTGTTGTGGCCGTTCGTTCCGTTCTAATCCGAATCTCCCCTTGTTACCCGAACCATGCAGTTGTTTCTGCGGATTCGTTCGAAGCGCGAGCCAGCGAGCATGGAGGGGCTGACGGAGAGCGAGGTCGCCGGCTTCGCGGTGGGCGCCTTTCTGCTCGGCGCCAGCATCGCCGCGCAGAGGGTCGACGGCTTCGTCGCCGCTTCGCAGAGAAGGTCCCTGCTCCTCCTTGCCCGCTTCTTGCTTGCCTGCTTTTTTGCCCGCTTCAGTGCCATCTTCAATTACGTCCAGCAGGTAGAACATCAACAGCACTGCGACTGAGGCAAAAGTCGAATTACCACGAATTGTTTCGTTCGTGTCACCAAAATCACAAGAATGAATGAACGCATGAATAGCAGTATACAAACTATATATAACTTGGCAATGAGCTAAACATCATCACTTACGCCCTGATTGGATTGGCGTTTCACAGCGCCATACCCCTGTAAAATATGCAGACCTCCATCGGTCTACCAGTGAACTGTATATACCAAGCAGTTCCAACAATGTATCAATGTACTGTACTGTAGCTCGGAATATCTGGTAGGAGTAGATAGCAAAACAGTTCCTGGGAAATAACTGAAATCAGATGGCACTGTATTTCCTTCAGATCTCAGATAGATGAATCCCTTTCGACGCCAATGGACTACTGTATCTGTCATTTTCTCTTCTTGTATGCCGTGCTTCAGAATTAGTATTATTTTGCTTTGACAACACAACACTTTATGACATGCTTTAGACTTAAGTAAAGTGAAAACTCCCTGGATCCATGGATTAAACTTAAATAAACAAACTTGCCAACGATTTCTTATCAGAAAATTCATAGTGCAATGAAATTATGAAACCCAAGTAGTATCCTTACTTCACTTAAAAAAATTGCTACTGCATTGCAGCTCTTTAAACATGTGCAAGCGCTGTGGTGATCTTCGGATGGTGGCATGTTCACAATGCAAAGGAGTAGGCTCTGTTAGGAAAGGCGGAACCTTCACATTCGGCGTGCTTGAGGACATCTATGAATCTCTTGGAGCTGAAACCAAGGCAGCTGATTTGGTCCCTTGCTCAAAGTGCCGTTCTAAAGGCCGCCTCCCGTGTGCAGAGTGCGCCAAGGTCAGATGACCATTTGGTAGCGTTTTTGTGATTATTGATCAGAGTATGGCCATTTAATAGAGTTTTGTGATTGTTGATATCAGAATAAGCTGCCCCATTTTGTAAACGCTGATATGTACGGACTGATCGAACTATGGATGAGTGCTTTTATAATCACTCCGGAAATTCGTAGGGGCACGCACCTGCTGAGCCATGTCCAGTTTTAAGTTTGTAGTTTTCTTGCTCATTTTTACCAAGTTTCATAGATAAAATTTTAAGATATTTTTTTGTTGATCATAGGCACAAAAAGCATGATTTTATTGGTCACCCATATCAATTTTGAAGAGTTGAAATTGACATTTATTTTCAAAGTTGATCAAAAGTATTCAAAATGGATCGTGAAAGCCCTCATCACGAGAAACACAAATATATAAACAGAACTTAATTTAAACTTTCTATTCGAAAGATATAAACGTTTCAAAAATAATTGAAAGCCAGAAGAAAAAACATGTGTGAGGGACTCAGTGCCCACACACTTGTGTCCTAAATCCGCTTCCTAATCACTCGGCCGGAACAACGGTAAATGTCCCTAATCCGcactgggacggagggagtatctatatctatatctatactctatatctactagtagaatgcccgtgcgttgccacgggccaacAAATGAAATTGTGTAAACAATGCTCATTTTCCTCCCCAGAAACGAGCATATTGCACGCAATGTTCAACCACAacacaaatgcaagcatattcttcTCTCTATTCTTACAAACATGACACACCCCTCTAGCCGCCCTTTCCCATTAAACTTGccgttcatcaccttctctgtccaTACATCATTCACCCTCTCAATCTATTGCCCCttaattttgcatgtagcttccatGTCATTGTTTCGTTGTCTCGGACGGTAGAAAAAAACCCTACCACGTCACC is from Triticum aestivum cultivar Chinese Spring chromosome 3A, IWGSC CS RefSeq v2.1, whole genome shotgun sequence and encodes:
- the LOC123057823 gene encoding uncharacterized protein — encoded protein: MEGLTESEVAGFAVGAFLLGASIAAQRVDGFVAASQRSSLNMCKRCGDLRMVACSQCKGVGSVRKGGTFTFGVLEDIYESLGAETKAADLVPCSKCRSKGRLPCAECAKVR